The window AGTAAGGCGGAGAGCGGGGCCGCGACCCCGCGGTGTTCTGCGAGGGCGGCCGATATCCGCACATCTGCTGCGTTGCTCACGCGTCTCGTCATTCCGACGTAGCTGCCGCTACGCCTCATTTCTCGGCGTGTGAGACGCCTTGCATCTGCACGAATCTCGACCGCCTTCAACGGTGGTGCTGAGGGCGGCCGATATCCGCACATCTGCCGCGTTACCCTCGGCCTTCAATCCTCGACGTAGCTTCCGCTACGCCTGTGGTTTCAGCCCTCGGGTGCCTTGCATCTGCACGAATCTCAGCCACCTTGAACCGGTTTGCTGACTTGGGGTGGTTCTGTTTTTTCTGATTTTTTTTTGGGTGTGAGGGCGGTCGTTACGCACCCGTTTGCGGTGTTGCACTCAGGCACGTCTCGACCGCCAGTGCTGGGGAGGCGTCGGCTCAGAACGGGAAAACCAGCGGGATCAGCAGGCTGCCGACCAGCCAGATCAGCAGGTTGAGGGGGGTGCCGACCTTCAGGTAGTCGACGAAACGGTAGCCGCCCGGACCCATCACTAGGGCGTTGGACTGGTGGCTGACCGGAGTCAGGAAACTGGCCGAAGCGGCCACCGCGACGGTCATGTAGAACGGTTGCGGGTTGACGCCGAGGTCGATGGCGGCTTCGAAGGCAATCGGCGCGATCAGTACCGCGGTGGCGGCGTTGCTCATCACCGCGGTGAGCAGGAAGGTGGCCAGAAACAGCCCGGAAAGAACCGCCCAGGGGCCGAGCGGGCCGAGCAGGTTGAGCATGAAATCAGCCAGCAGGCGTGCCGTGCCGCTACGTTCCATGGCGATTCCCAGGGGCAGGGTGCCGGCAATCAGGATGATGATCGACCAGTCGATGGCTTCGTAGGCCTCCTTGATCGTCAGGCAGCGGATCAGAACCATCGCCAGCGCCCCGAGGGTGGCTGCCAGCATGATCGGCATCAGGCTGGACGTCGCCAGGACGACGACGCCCAGCAGGATCAGGATGGCCGCCGGACCGCGGCGCGGCCGGAAGGGAACCCGGTCGACGTTGCCGAGCAGCAGAAAGCCATGGTCATGGCCGAGATGGATGGCCCGCTGCCTGGTTCCCTGCAGCAGCAGTACGTCACCGAAGCGCAGCACTACGTGATCGACCTTCTTCACCACCGGCGCGCCCTTGCGCCAGATGCCGAGTACCGTCAGTCCATGGGTGTCGGCAAAGCGGACGTCACGCAGGGTTTTGCCGACCATCTCCGACGTCGGGGTCAAAGCGGCCTCGACAACGACAATCTCTTCCTTGCTTGCTTCGATCGGAATGGGGTGTTCCGCTTCCTGGACCAGTTGCAGTCCTTTTTTTTCCCGCACCTTGAGAATGCCGGACGGATCCCCCTCCAGGAAAAGGATATCCCCGCTTTGCAGTTTGCGGTTTCTGTGAGGAAACGGGAACTTTTCCTTGCCGCGCAGCAGGGCCCGGATCTGCAGACCGAAATCACGTTCCAGCCCGCATCCGGAAATGGTTTTGCCGATCAGCGGGGAATTTTCCAGGAGTTCAACTTCGCTGATGTATTCCTTGACCTGGTAGGCCTCGGTGAGGGAACCGGCTTTGCGTTCCGGCAGCAGGTGGCGGCCGATAAGCAGCATGAAGAGAATGCCGCAGGCCAGCAGCACCAGGCCGACCGGGGAAAAGGAGAACATGCTGAACTCCTGGCCGGTGTGCTGCTTGAGCAGTTCGTTGACCAGGATGTTGGGTGGCGTGCCGATCATGGTGCAGACGCCGCCGAGCAGCGAACCGAAGGCGAGCGGGATGAGCAGCTTCGAGGGGCTCAGCCGGCTCTTCTGGGCGACGGCGGTGACCAGCGGCATGAGCATGGCGGTGGCGCCGATATTGTTGATAAAGGCCGAGAAGAGCGCGCTGGCGAACATGATCGCGGCGATCATACGGACTTCTGAGTTGCCGGAGATCTGCAACAGGCGTTCGCCGACAGGACCGAGGGCGCCGGTGTGCGTCAACCCGGCCGAGAGGACGAACATCGCCGCGACGGTGATCACCGCCGGGTTGGAAAATCCGGAAAACGCTTCCTGCGGGGTCACTAGGCCGGTAATGCCGACCGCGAGCAGCACCATCAGGCTGACGAGATCCATGCGGATCCACTCGGTGGCGTAGAGGATGATGGCGGTCAGCAGGATGATCAGGACCAGGGCGATGCTCATGGAGTCTCCGGGACTATGAAGGATTTGGGGATACCTGAATCAGTGAGTTTCTGTCGGATGGAGAGTGCAAGTGCTTGGTCCGAATGAGGTTTCCAAAAATCTGAAGCGCACCCATAGGTTCGCTGGTGATTTTTGGGAAGCTCAAGCGGATCAATGACCTGTGCTATCCGCCGACAAGGAGTTCACTGATTCAGGGATAAGTGTATCCGGTTCTAAGCCCGACTCAAGGAGTGGTGGTGCTGGGGGCGGCCGATACGCGCGCATCTGCTGCGTTGCTCCCGTACCTCTTCATTCCGACGTAGCTGCCGCTACGCCTCATTCCTCGGCACGTGAGACGCCTTGCATCTGCACACATCTCAACCGCCTCGGAACGGTGGTGTTGGGGACGGTCGATCCGCAGTTCCCATGAATTTTTTACAGGGAAATGTTACCGCCATCCCTGTTCCAGGAGATGAGAAGTTCACGGGTGGCCGGTTCCGGTTCCTTCGCCGCGAGAATGGCGCGAATGCAGGCGAACCCGGCGGCGGCGCAGTTTCTGACCGCGGCCAGGTTGTTCCGGTCGATGCCGCCGAGGGCGTAGACCGGCAGCCGGCCGGCGTGGCAGGCTTCGGCCAGGGCGGCGAGTCCGACCGGGGTGCCGTAGGGGAGTTTCGAGGGCGTGGCGAAAACCGGGCCGAAGGTGACGAAATCGGCCCCCGCGGCTTCGGCGGCGTGAAGTTCAGCGAGGCTGTGGGTGGAGACGCCGATCAGCCGCTCGGCACCGAGCAGGTCGCGGGCGACGGCGACCGGCAGTGAGTGCCCGCCGAGGTGGACGCCGTCAGCCTCGCAGGCCAGGGCGACATCAACGCGATCGTTGATCAGCAGACGGGCCTGATAGTCGGCGGTGAGCCGCCGTAGCTTTTCCGCCAGCGGCAGCAGTTGCGCCGCCGGCAGATCCTTTTCGCGCAACTGGACGAGTCGCGCCCCGCCGTCAAGGGCTTCGGCGACGGAGTGCAGCAGGTTGCCGTCGGCGACCGCCCGGCGGTCAGTGATCAGGTAGAGGGGCGGGGGCTCCATCGTCTGCTCAGTGGTTTGCGGCGTGCGCGTCGGGCCGCAGGAAGAGGCCGTCCCAGTCTTTCCAGACCGGGTCATAACCCTTCTCCCTGAGCATCGCCGCGAACTCGGCCGGAGTCCGTTCGTCGTCGATGGCGAATTGTTCGGTTGCCCGCTCTGCGCCGCTGTAGCCGCCGGGTGCGGTACAGCTGCCGGCGCTCATCTGGGTGATGCCGAGCGGCAGCAGGTGGTCGCGAAGTTCGGCGCTTTCCCGGGTCGAGAGGATCAGACCGGCATCGTTCAGCAGCAGGCGCATGGCGCAGATGAGTTGCACGAAGTGGCGGTCGGAGACCGTCACCGGCGGCTGGAAACCGCCGTCGGCCGGACGCATGCGCGGGAAGGACACCGACAACTGGCTGCGCCAGAAGTGGCGGGCCAGGTAGCGGCCGTGCAGACCGGTGAAGAAGGCTTCGCTGCGGAACGGTCCGAGGCCGAGCAGGGCGCCGATGCCGATCCGCCGCAGGCCGGCGGCGCCGCCCCGTTCCGGTGTGGCCAGGCGCCAGGCGTAATCCCGCTTTCTGCCGAACGGATGCAGCTGCTCGTAGAGTTCGGGGTTGTAGGTCTCCTGGTAGACAGTCAGGGTGTCGACGCCGGCGGCGACCAGGCGCGCGTACTCATCTTTCTCCATCGGGAAGACTTCGATGCCGATCGATGAAAAGAGCGGACGGACGCGTTCCACCGCCGCCACCAGGTAGTCGACCCCGGCGACCTTCGGCGCCTCACCGGTGAGCAGCAGCACGTGGCGGAATCCCTGTTTCGCCAGCACCCGGGCGTCGGCCTCGATTTCGTCCGCGTTCAGGGTGCGGCGCGGCAGCTTGTTGCCTGCGGAAAAGCCGCAGTAACGGCAGCCGTTGTGACATTCGTTGGACAGGTAGAGCGGCGCGTAGAGCAGGATGGTGTTGCCGAACCGGCGCCGGGTGATGCGGTGGGCTTTCTGCGCCAGCGGTTCCAGGTAATCTTCCGCGGCTTCCGAGAGCAGCGCCATGAAATCGGTCTCGCTCAGATGTTCGGCTGCCAGGGCGCGTTCGACGTCGGCGGCGGTCATGGCGGCGATCGCCTCCTCGACCCGTGCCGGGGTGTATTGCTGGATAATGTTGAGAAAACTCA is drawn from Geothermobacter hydrogeniphilus and contains these coding sequences:
- a CDS encoding SLC13 family permease, with translation MSIALVLIILLTAIILYATEWIRMDLVSLMVLLAVGITGLVTPQEAFSGFSNPAVITVAAMFVLSAGLTHTGALGPVGERLLQISGNSEVRMIAAIMFASALFSAFINNIGATAMLMPLVTAVAQKSRLSPSKLLIPLAFGSLLGGVCTMIGTPPNILVNELLKQHTGQEFSMFSFSPVGLVLLACGILFMLLIGRHLLPERKAGSLTEAYQVKEYISEVELLENSPLIGKTISGCGLERDFGLQIRALLRGKEKFPFPHRNRKLQSGDILFLEGDPSGILKVREKKGLQLVQEAEHPIPIEASKEEIVVVEAALTPTSEMVGKTLRDVRFADTHGLTVLGIWRKGAPVVKKVDHVVLRFGDVLLLQGTRQRAIHLGHDHGFLLLGNVDRVPFRPRRGPAAILILLGVVVLATSSLMPIMLAATLGALAMVLIRCLTIKEAYEAIDWSIIILIAGTLPLGIAMERSGTARLLADFMLNLLGPLGPWAVLSGLFLATFLLTAVMSNAATAVLIAPIAFEAAIDLGVNPQPFYMTVAVAASASFLTPVSHQSNALVMGPGGYRFVDYLKVGTPLNLLIWLVGSLLIPLVFPF
- the thiE gene encoding thiamine phosphate synthase, with amino-acid sequence MEPPPLYLITDRRAVADGNLLHSVAEALDGGARLVQLREKDLPAAQLLPLAEKLRRLTADYQARLLINDRVDVALACEADGVHLGGHSLPVAVARDLLGAERLIGVSTHSLAELHAAEAAGADFVTFGPVFATPSKLPYGTPVGLAALAEACHAGRLPVYALGGIDRNNLAAVRNCAAAGFACIRAILAAKEPEPATRELLISWNRDGGNISL
- the thiH gene encoding 2-iminoacetate synthase ThiH, whose protein sequence is MSFLNIIQQYTPARVEEAIAAMTAADVERALAAEHLSETDFMALLSEAAEDYLEPLAQKAHRITRRRFGNTILLYAPLYLSNECHNGCRYCGFSAGNKLPRRTLNADEIEADARVLAKQGFRHVLLLTGEAPKVAGVDYLVAAVERVRPLFSSIGIEVFPMEKDEYARLVAAGVDTLTVYQETYNPELYEQLHPFGRKRDYAWRLATPERGGAAGLRRIGIGALLGLGPFRSEAFFTGLHGRYLARHFWRSQLSVSFPRMRPADGGFQPPVTVSDRHFVQLICAMRLLLNDAGLILSTRESAELRDHLLPLGITQMSAGSCTAPGGYSGAERATEQFAIDDERTPAEFAAMLREKGYDPVWKDWDGLFLRPDAHAANH